One stretch of Streptomyces sp. NBC_01142 DNA includes these proteins:
- a CDS encoding RNA-guided endonuclease TnpB family protein yields MRDLDKAWAAYEDSKTGNRKGPKVALPRFKSKKDNRESARFTASDRFKILGDGKLRLPKIGDVRVKWTRDLPSVPSSVTLIKDRSGRYWASFVVETDPAADILPPADCDQGIDLGLTRFAVLADGSHIASPKYLRRAEKKLKKRQRELSRKKKGSNNRDKARIKVARAHAQVADARRNFHHQWSHRLTSENQAVFAETLNVRGMARGRLAKSVHDAGWSQFLMFCEYKAIRHGRKFVKVARDFPSSQICSACGFRDGPKPLHIREWTCGNCGTRHDRDWNAGRNVKYEGRRILAAAQPPTPGLGASRR; encoded by the coding sequence CTGAGGGACCTGGACAAGGCGTGGGCCGCGTATGAGGACTCCAAGACCGGCAACCGCAAGGGCCCCAAGGTTGCCCTGCCGCGCTTCAAGTCCAAGAAGGACAATCGGGAGTCCGCCCGATTCACCGCCTCCGACCGGTTCAAGATCCTCGGTGATGGCAAGCTCCGGCTGCCGAAAATCGGAGACGTGCGGGTCAAGTGGACCCGCGATCTACCCTCCGTCCCGTCGAGCGTGACGCTGATCAAGGACCGATCCGGGAGGTACTGGGCCTCCTTCGTGGTCGAGACCGACCCGGCCGCCGACATCCTTCCGCCAGCTGATTGTGACCAGGGCATCGACCTGGGCCTGACCCGGTTCGCGGTCCTCGCGGACGGTTCGCACATCGCCTCACCAAAGTACCTGCGGCGGGCGGAGAAGAAGCTGAAGAAGCGGCAGCGGGAACTGTCGCGGAAAAAGAAGGGGTCGAACAACCGGGACAAGGCCCGAATCAAGGTCGCCCGCGCTCACGCCCAGGTGGCGGATGCGCGCCGGAACTTCCACCACCAGTGGTCTCACAGGCTGACGAGCGAAAACCAAGCTGTCTTCGCGGAGACCCTGAACGTGCGTGGAATGGCGCGTGGCCGCCTGGCCAAAAGCGTGCACGACGCGGGCTGGTCCCAGTTCCTGATGTTCTGCGAGTACAAGGCGATCCGGCACGGACGGAAGTTCGTCAAGGTCGCCCGCGACTTCCCCAGCTCCCAGATATGTTCCGCCTGCGGATTCCGCGACGGCCCCAAGCCCCTGCACATCCGGGAATGGACCTGCGGCAACTGCGGAACCCGGCACGACCGGGACTGGAACGCCGGACGGAACGTCAAGTATGAAGGCCGCCGCATCCTCGCAGCGGCACAACCACCCACCCCTGGACTGGGGGCCTCACGCCGGTAA
- a CDS encoding ABC transporter ATP-binding protein, whose translation MAAESSGSPRTESGGGWARRLSGYAWRYRRNVVLALGSSLAGMAVMALVPLVTKVVIDDVIGDDKRPLALWTGLLIAAALAVYVLTYIRRYYGGRLALDVQHDLRTDMYRTITRLDGRRQDELSTGQVVGRATSDLQLIQGLLFMLPMTIGNILLFVISLVIMAWLSPPLTLIALAVAPALWVIAKRSRTRLHPATWYAQSQAAAVAGVVDGAVSGVRVVKGFGQEEQETGKLREVGRKLFAGRLRTIKLNSKYTPALQAVPALGQVAMLALGGWLATRGEITLGTFVAFSTYLAQLVGPVRMLAMVLTVGQQARAGVDRVLELIDTEPTLREGTKELPADAPATVEFDDVTFGYDRERPVLDGFSLEIRSGETVAVVGSSGSGKSTVSLLLPRFYDVEHGAVLVGGHDVRELTYDSLRAAIGLVPEDSFLFSDTVRANIAYGRPEATDEEIETAARTVQADRFIAELPDGYDTKVGEHGLTLSGGQRQRIALARAILTDPRLLLLDDATSAVDARVEHEIHEALRQVMAGRTTLLIAHRRSTLGLADRIAVLDAGRLADIGTHEELERRSALYRRLLTDPDELGGVSPGHTPPAGLREGDGTEDQTVRDELDAEFDAERGITPGLWEREENAEESAAPGATPELLAQVEALPPADGTPDVDEARAVHSEDAYGLRRLLRGFGLPLLVSLLLVALDAGMGLLLPILIRYGIDEGVTELALGAVWAASALGLATVAVQFVAQIGETRMTGRTGERVLYSLRLKIFAQLQRLGLDYYERELTGRIMTRMTTDVDALSTFLQTGLVTAFVSVVTFFGIMVALVVLDVQLALVVFATLPVLIVGTYFFRRKSVKAYELARERISVVNGDLQESVSGLRIVQAFRRERDGVGRFTARSDSYRQARVRGQWLISVYFPFVQLLASVAAAAVLIVGAGRVEAGTLTTGALVAYLLYIDLFFAPVQQLSQVFDGYQQATVSLGRIQELLQEPTSTAQAKDPVDVRSLRGEIAFENVDFAYGTAEKPEEALTGIHLRIPAGQTVAFVGETGAGKSTLVKLVARFYDPTSGRVTADGTDLRDLDLTAYRHRLGVVPQEAYLFVGTVRDAIAYGRPGASDAEVEAAARAVGAHDMIATLDGGYLHEVSERGRNLSAGQRQLIALARAELVDPDILLLDEATAALDLATEAQVNQATDRLTGRRTTLVVAHRLTTAARADRVVVMDAGRVAEDGTHDELLALGGRYATLWRTFIGEDEPAAV comes from the coding sequence GTGGCGGCCGAGAGCTCGGGGTCCCCTCGGACGGAGTCCGGGGGAGGGTGGGCACGGCGCCTGTCCGGCTACGCCTGGCGGTACCGGCGCAATGTGGTGCTCGCGCTCGGCTCCTCCCTGGCCGGCATGGCCGTCATGGCCCTCGTCCCGCTCGTCACCAAGGTGGTCATCGACGACGTCATCGGTGACGACAAGCGCCCGCTCGCACTCTGGACGGGGCTGCTGATCGCGGCCGCGCTCGCCGTCTACGTCCTCACCTACATCCGCCGCTACTACGGTGGCCGCCTCGCGCTCGACGTCCAGCACGATCTCCGTACGGACATGTACCGGACGATCACCCGCCTCGACGGACGACGCCAGGACGAACTCTCCACCGGGCAGGTCGTGGGCCGCGCCACCAGCGACCTCCAGCTCATCCAGGGCCTGCTCTTCATGCTCCCGATGACCATCGGGAACATCCTGCTCTTCGTCATCTCCCTGGTGATCATGGCGTGGCTGTCGCCGCCGCTGACCCTGATCGCCCTCGCCGTAGCCCCGGCCCTGTGGGTCATCGCCAAACGCAGCCGCACCCGGCTGCACCCCGCCACCTGGTACGCGCAGAGCCAGGCCGCCGCCGTCGCGGGCGTCGTCGACGGCGCCGTCTCCGGCGTACGCGTCGTCAAGGGCTTCGGGCAGGAGGAGCAGGAGACCGGCAAGCTGCGCGAGGTCGGCCGCAAGCTCTTCGCGGGCCGGCTGCGCACCATCAAGCTCAATTCGAAATACACCCCCGCCCTCCAGGCCGTCCCCGCCCTCGGGCAGGTCGCGATGCTCGCGCTCGGCGGCTGGCTGGCGACCCGCGGCGAGATCACCCTCGGTACGTTCGTCGCCTTCTCCACCTATCTCGCGCAGCTCGTCGGACCCGTCCGGATGCTGGCCATGGTGCTGACCGTGGGGCAGCAGGCGCGGGCCGGCGTGGACCGCGTACTGGAGCTGATCGACACCGAGCCGACACTGCGGGAGGGTACGAAGGAGCTCCCGGCGGACGCGCCCGCCACCGTCGAGTTCGACGACGTCACCTTCGGGTACGACCGGGAACGCCCCGTCCTCGACGGCTTCTCGCTCGAGATCCGGTCCGGCGAGACCGTCGCGGTCGTCGGCTCCTCCGGCAGCGGCAAGTCCACCGTGTCGCTGCTGCTTCCCCGCTTCTACGACGTGGAGCACGGCGCGGTCCTCGTCGGCGGCCACGATGTGCGCGAGCTGACCTACGACTCGCTGCGGGCGGCCATCGGACTCGTCCCGGAGGACAGCTTCCTCTTCTCCGACACCGTGCGCGCGAACATCGCGTACGGACGGCCGGAGGCGACCGACGAGGAGATCGAGACCGCGGCGCGCACCGTGCAGGCGGATCGTTTCATCGCCGAGTTGCCGGACGGCTACGACACCAAGGTCGGCGAGCACGGGCTCACCCTCTCCGGCGGCCAGCGCCAGCGCATCGCGCTGGCCCGCGCGATCCTCACCGACCCGCGGCTGCTCCTCCTCGACGACGCCACCTCCGCCGTCGACGCGCGCGTCGAGCACGAGATCCACGAGGCGCTGCGGCAGGTCATGGCCGGGCGTACGACCCTGCTCATCGCCCACCGCCGCTCCACCCTCGGCCTCGCCGACCGCATCGCCGTGCTCGACGCCGGACGCCTCGCCGACATCGGTACGCACGAGGAGCTGGAGCGGCGCTCCGCCCTGTACCGGCGGCTGCTGACCGACCCGGACGAGCTGGGCGGCGTCTCGCCCGGCCACACCCCGCCGGCGGGCCTGCGTGAAGGGGACGGCACGGAGGACCAGACCGTACGGGACGAGCTCGACGCCGAGTTCGACGCCGAGCGCGGCATCACCCCCGGACTGTGGGAGCGCGAGGAGAACGCCGAGGAGTCGGCCGCCCCCGGCGCCACCCCCGAACTGCTCGCCCAGGTCGAGGCGCTTCCCCCGGCCGACGGCACCCCTGACGTCGACGAGGCACGGGCCGTGCACTCCGAGGACGCGTACGGGCTGCGCCGGCTGCTGCGCGGCTTCGGCCTGCCGCTGCTCGTCAGCCTTCTGCTGGTCGCACTCGACGCGGGCATGGGTCTGCTGCTTCCGATCCTGATCCGGTACGGCATCGACGAGGGCGTCACGGAACTGGCGCTCGGCGCGGTGTGGGCGGCCTCGGCCCTCGGGCTGGCGACGGTGGCCGTGCAGTTCGTGGCGCAGATCGGCGAGACCCGGATGACGGGCCGTACCGGCGAAAGGGTCCTCTACTCCCTGCGTCTGAAGATCTTCGCGCAGCTCCAGCGGCTCGGACTCGACTACTACGAGCGTGAGCTGACCGGCCGGATCATGACCCGGATGACGACGGACGTGGACGCCCTGTCGACGTTCCTGCAGACGGGTCTGGTCACCGCGTTCGTCTCGGTCGTCACCTTCTTCGGCATCATGGTCGCCCTGGTCGTCCTCGACGTACAGCTGGCGCTGGTGGTCTTCGCCACCCTGCCGGTCCTGATCGTCGGCACGTACTTCTTCCGCCGTAAGAGCGTCAAGGCGTACGAACTGGCCCGTGAGCGCATCAGTGTCGTCAACGGCGACCTCCAGGAGTCCGTGTCCGGGCTGCGGATCGTCCAGGCGTTCCGGCGCGAGCGCGACGGCGTGGGCAGGTTCACCGCCCGCAGCGACAGCTACCGCCAGGCCCGGGTCCGCGGCCAGTGGCTGATCTCGGTCTACTTCCCCTTCGTCCAGCTGCTGGCGTCGGTGGCCGCGGCGGCCGTACTGATCGTGGGTGCGGGCCGGGTCGAGGCCGGCACCCTCACCACCGGCGCGCTGGTGGCGTACCTCCTCTACATCGATCTGTTCTTCGCGCCCGTGCAGCAGCTCTCCCAGGTGTTCGACGGCTACCAGCAGGCCACCGTCTCGCTGGGGCGCATCCAGGAACTGCTCCAGGAGCCGACCTCGACCGCCCAGGCGAAGGATCCCGTCGATGTGCGCTCGCTGCGCGGCGAGATCGCCTTCGAGAACGTCGACTTCGCCTACGGGACCGCGGAGAAGCCCGAGGAGGCCCTCACCGGCATCCACCTGCGGATCCCGGCCGGCCAGACCGTCGCCTTCGTCGGCGAGACCGGCGCGGGCAAGTCGACGCTGGTCAAGCTGGTCGCGCGGTTCTACGACCCCACCAGCGGCCGGGTCACGGCGGACGGCACGGACCTGCGCGACCTGGATCTGACGGCGTACCGGCACCGCCTGGGCGTCGTTCCCCAGGAGGCGTACCTCTTCGTCGGCACGGTCCGGGACGCCATCGCCTACGGTCGACCCGGCGCGAGTGACGCCGAGGTGGAGGCCGCGGCCCGCGCCGTCGGTGCCCACGACATGATCGCCACCCTCGACGGCGGCTACCTCCACGAGGTCTCCGAACGCGGCCGCAACCTCTCGGCGGGCCAGCGCCAGCTGATCGCCCTGGCCCGTGCCGAACTGGTCGACCCCGACATCCTGCTGCTCGACGAGGCGACCGCAGCGCTCGACCTGGCCACCGAGGCCCAGGTCAACCAGGCCACGGACCGCCTCACGGGCCGCCGCACCACCCTGGTCGTCGCCCACCGCCTCACCACGGCGGCCCGCGCGGACCGGGTGGTCGTGATGGACGCCGGGCGCGTTGCGGAGGACGGCACGCACGACGAACTGCTGGCGCTTGGCGGACGGTACGCGACGCTGTGGCGGACGTTCATAGGGGAGGACGAGCCCGCCGCGGTGTGA
- the tnpA gene encoding IS200/IS605 family transposase: MAEYQNIRTGRHCIFLMHAHLVFVTKYRHHVFTDRHLTRMEEIMRAVCADFETELTEFNGESNHVHLLVSFPPKVAVSKLVNSLKGVSSRRLRQEFPDLVQHYYRANKLWSGSYFAGSVGGAPLAIVRRYIENQNRPL, encoded by the coding sequence ATGGCCGAGTATCAGAACATCCGCACTGGCAGACACTGCATTTTCCTCATGCACGCCCACTTGGTCTTTGTGACGAAGTACCGGCACCACGTCTTCACCGACCGGCACCTGACCCGCATGGAAGAGATCATGCGGGCCGTGTGCGCGGACTTCGAGACCGAGCTGACCGAGTTCAACGGCGAGTCCAACCACGTACATCTGCTGGTGAGCTTCCCGCCCAAGGTCGCCGTATCGAAACTGGTCAACTCCCTCAAGGGCGTCTCCTCCCGCCGACTCCGTCAGGAGTTCCCCGACCTCGTGCAGCACTACTACCGGGCCAACAAACTCTGGTCTGGCTCCTACTTCGCCGGGTCAGTCGGCGGAGCGCCCCTGGCAATCGTCCGCCGGTACATCGAGAACCAGAACCGTCCGCTGTGA
- a CDS encoding S28 family serine protease — MRKALRWLLSLVVLIGTMSAAGATAGAATAAEPTTGTDIKDRILAIPGMSLIEEKPYAGYRFFVLNYTQPVDHRHPSKGTFKQRITLLHKDTNRPTVFFTSGYNVNTTPRRSEPTAIIDGNQVSLEYRFFTPSRPDPANWSKLDIRQAASDQHRVFKALKKIYAKNWLSTGGSKGGMTATYYERFYPHDMDGVVAYVAPNDVVNKEDSAYDRFLERVGTKECRDKLNAVQREALVRRTPLEAKYRAAATAEGYTFKTIGSLDRAYEAVVLDYTWGFWQYSLVADCEAIPTAATATDQEIYDSIDAISGFSFYTDQGLGTYTPYYYQAGTELGSPDIQQPHLKGLSRYGYQPPRNFVPREIPMRFKPWVMDDVDNWVRHNARRMMFVYGENDPWGAEPFRVGKGTRDSYVYTAPGANHGANVAGLVPEQKAKATASILKWAGVAPAAVQEDPAKAKPLSKFDAKLDKRDVEREPALRP; from the coding sequence ATGCGCAAGGCGCTCAGATGGCTGCTGTCGCTCGTGGTGCTCATAGGCACGATGAGTGCGGCCGGCGCGACGGCCGGTGCGGCTACCGCCGCCGAGCCGACGACCGGCACGGACATCAAGGACCGGATCCTCGCGATCCCGGGCATGAGTCTCATCGAGGAGAAGCCGTACGCGGGTTACCGGTTCTTCGTCCTCAACTACACACAGCCGGTCGACCACCGGCACCCGAGCAAGGGCACCTTCAAGCAGCGGATCACTCTGCTGCACAAGGACACCAACCGCCCCACCGTCTTCTTCACCTCCGGCTACAACGTGAACACCACGCCGCGCCGCAGTGAGCCGACGGCGATCATCGACGGCAACCAGGTCTCCCTGGAGTACCGTTTCTTCACGCCGTCCCGGCCCGACCCGGCCAACTGGTCCAAGCTCGACATCCGGCAGGCCGCGAGCGACCAGCACCGCGTGTTCAAGGCGCTGAAGAAGATCTACGCCAAGAACTGGCTGTCCACCGGCGGCTCCAAGGGCGGCATGACCGCCACCTACTACGAGCGCTTCTACCCCCACGACATGGACGGCGTCGTCGCCTACGTCGCGCCCAACGACGTGGTGAACAAGGAGGACTCGGCCTACGACCGCTTCCTCGAGCGCGTGGGCACCAAGGAATGCCGCGACAAGCTGAACGCGGTGCAGCGCGAGGCGCTGGTGCGCCGCACGCCGCTGGAGGCCAAGTACCGGGCGGCCGCGACCGCCGAGGGCTACACCTTCAAGACCATCGGAAGCCTCGACAGGGCGTACGAGGCCGTGGTCCTCGACTACACCTGGGGCTTCTGGCAGTACAGCCTGGTGGCGGACTGCGAGGCGATCCCCACCGCGGCCACCGCGACCGACCAGGAGATCTACGACTCCATCGACGCGATCTCGGGCTTCTCCTTCTACACGGACCAGGGCCTGGGGACGTACACGCCGTACTACTACCAGGCAGGCACCGAGCTGGGCTCGCCGGACATCCAGCAGCCGCACCTCAAGGGGCTGAGCCGGTACGGGTACCAGCCGCCGCGGAACTTCGTGCCGCGTGAGATCCCGATGCGCTTCAAGCCGTGGGTGATGGACGACGTCGACAACTGGGTCCGCCACAACGCCCGTCGGATGATGTTCGTCTACGGCGAGAACGACCCGTGGGGCGCCGAGCCGTTCCGGGTCGGCAAGGGCACCCGCGACAGCTACGTCTACACCGCGCCCGGCGCCAACCACGGGGCGAACGTCGCCGGCCTGGTGCCGGAGCAGAAGGCGAAGGCCACCGCCTCGATCCTGAAGTGGGCGGGCGTCGCCCCGGCCGCCGTCCAGGAGGACCCGGCGAAGGCGAAGCCGCTGAGCAAGTTCGACGCGAAGCTCGACAAGCGCGACGTCGAGCGGGAGCCGGCCCTGCGGCCGTAG
- a CDS encoding TerD family protein, with translation MREMAKGSNVGLAALSDDAGSVMVSLRWSSAAGDGDADVSVLLLDGNGKVRSDADFFFYNNPAAADGSVQLLGKTPTDSGSEDRISLDLTAVPPEVERIVVAASQYGGSCFGELDDLRVTLADRSGEALLGFSIADAGVESAFLFGELYRRDEEWKFRAIGQGYETGLAGLATDFGIDVDDESDDDAAQEPAAGPAPKPEEQSPTAASPVAVPAQAVREAPSSDVEPTTRARGPRTTKKKVTLPKVAKKSLAENDSWKPARLFPAPSLKSDKERELRATSVLLSVMAEVPEFGRRLTAAFGAPAGRMQTFTEVTLPHGDTPKRPDGVIRVERAGKLWTALVETKTNGNPLKSDQVQNYMDIAARRGYEAVITLSNDVALEGSPLVDIRTDGRRKHKVALWHLSWAEVAHQAQMLIRHEGVVNAAHAWLLQELLHYLQHENSGCHGFQNMGPAWVPVRNGIDTETLCQGDQRAVEVVESWERLIRQVCLRLGGELGQKALPVQRAKRGSDPHSRRAVLADRLCEEGRLTAEVRIEGTPGVLAITADLRTGKLRTSIEVPAPEGSYPLTSAKRLVRLLSEAPADLHVETLVEGRSGPRGTLERLRPEPADMLPKDSTRITGFRLSLFKGMGATRGSAESGFIRSVDEAVDRFYASVVASLTPFERRPARPSQPTEPAPVG, from the coding sequence ATGCGCGAGATGGCCAAGGGCTCCAATGTCGGCCTGGCGGCTCTGAGCGATGACGCCGGTTCGGTGATGGTGAGTCTGCGCTGGAGCAGTGCGGCGGGGGACGGGGACGCGGATGTGTCCGTACTGCTGCTGGACGGCAACGGCAAGGTGCGCAGCGACGCCGACTTCTTCTTCTACAACAACCCCGCCGCAGCCGACGGCAGCGTGCAGCTGTTGGGCAAGACACCGACCGACAGCGGCAGCGAAGACCGCATCAGCCTCGATCTGACCGCAGTTCCCCCGGAAGTTGAACGCATTGTTGTGGCAGCGAGTCAGTACGGCGGCTCCTGCTTCGGTGAACTGGACGACCTGCGGGTGACACTCGCCGACCGTAGCGGCGAGGCTCTGCTCGGATTTTCCATCGCCGACGCAGGCGTGGAGAGCGCATTCCTCTTCGGTGAGCTGTACCGGCGGGACGAGGAGTGGAAGTTCCGGGCGATCGGCCAGGGCTACGAGACCGGTCTGGCGGGTCTGGCCACCGACTTCGGCATCGACGTCGACGACGAGAGCGATGACGATGCGGCGCAGGAACCCGCGGCGGGGCCGGCACCGAAGCCCGAAGAACAGTCGCCGACTGCCGCGTCGCCGGTGGCCGTCCCGGCACAGGCAGTACGCGAGGCACCGTCGTCCGACGTGGAGCCGACGACGCGCGCCCGTGGCCCCCGTACCACGAAGAAGAAGGTCACGCTGCCCAAAGTGGCCAAGAAATCCCTCGCCGAGAACGACTCGTGGAAGCCTGCGCGACTCTTCCCCGCGCCGTCGCTCAAGAGCGACAAGGAGCGCGAGCTGCGGGCCACTTCCGTTCTGCTCTCGGTGATGGCCGAGGTGCCGGAGTTCGGGCGGCGGCTCACCGCTGCCTTCGGCGCACCGGCCGGTCGTATGCAGACCTTCACCGAGGTCACGCTGCCGCACGGTGACACCCCCAAGCGCCCGGACGGTGTGATCCGTGTGGAGCGGGCGGGCAAGCTGTGGACCGCTCTGGTCGAGACGAAGACCAATGGCAACCCGCTCAAGTCGGATCAGGTCCAGAACTACATGGACATTGCCGCCCGGCGCGGCTACGAGGCCGTCATCACGCTCTCCAACGACGTGGCGCTGGAAGGCAGTCCACTGGTGGACATCAGGACCGACGGACGGCGCAAGCACAAGGTAGCCCTGTGGCACTTGTCCTGGGCCGAGGTGGCACATCAGGCGCAGATGCTGATCCGCCACGAGGGTGTCGTCAATGCGGCCCACGCGTGGCTCCTGCAGGAACTGCTGCACTACCTTCAGCACGAGAACTCCGGCTGCCACGGCTTTCAGAACATGGGCCCGGCATGGGTGCCCGTACGAAACGGCATCGATACGGAGACTCTCTGCCAGGGAGACCAGCGGGCCGTCGAGGTCGTCGAAAGCTGGGAGCGTCTCATCCGCCAGGTCTGCCTGCGCCTGGGCGGTGAACTCGGCCAGAAGGCCCTGCCCGTACAACGTGCCAAACGCGGATCCGATCCCCACTCCCGGCGAGCCGTACTCGCCGACCGGCTGTGCGAGGAAGGCCGTCTGACCGCCGAGGTGCGCATCGAGGGCACGCCCGGCGTTCTCGCCATCACCGCCGACCTACGGACCGGCAAACTGCGCACGTCCATCGAAGTCCCGGCTCCCGAAGGGAGTTACCCCCTCACCTCGGCCAAGCGCCTCGTTCGCCTGCTGTCCGAGGCACCGGCGGACCTCCACGTGGAAACGCTCGTCGAGGGCCGCAGCGGCCCGCGCGGAACCCTGGAGCGGCTACGCCCCGAACCGGCCGACATGCTCCCCAAGGACAGCACCCGCATCACCGGCTTCCGGCTGTCCTTGTTCAAAGGCATGGGCGCCACTCGCGGTAGCGCCGAATCCGGGTTCATCCGCAGCGTCGACGAGGCTGTGGACAGGTTCTACGCAAGCGTTGTCGCCAGCCTGACCCCCTTCGAACGACGCCCCGCACGTCCGTCGCAACCCACGGAACCGGCTCCGGTCGGCTGA
- a CDS encoding serine hydrolase, whose translation MPHHRIPGRTRASAAVLAAGLLVPLAVGAAPATAAAPQVTCTSAKAGLADRLTKDITAALKNRKGTVAVGLHDRKTNTTCTLRGDQKYDSASVVKTTVLAALLWDAKKTDRKLTKRESDLATAMITKSDNASTSTLWKQLGPTKVKGFLKAAGMTQTVPGSGGYWGLTQITVRDEQKLLGLITAKNAVLSDNARAYILKLMGKVISSQRWGTPAGAPATATIHVKNGWLSRATHGWRVHSIGAFTGTKHDYRVTVLTHGNKTMNDGVNTIQAVARAIHKDLNPAAPAKTSFVPPATPKEEHPAVPQS comes from the coding sequence ATGCCTCACCATCGAATACCGGGCCGCACACGTGCCTCCGCCGCGGTCCTCGCCGCCGGGCTGCTCGTGCCACTCGCTGTCGGTGCCGCGCCCGCCACGGCCGCCGCACCGCAGGTCACGTGCACGTCGGCCAAGGCCGGCCTCGCCGACCGGCTGACCAAGGACATCACCGCAGCGCTCAAGAACCGCAAGGGCACCGTGGCCGTCGGTCTCCACGACCGGAAGACCAACACCACCTGCACCCTGCGCGGCGATCAGAAGTACGACTCCGCGAGCGTGGTCAAGACGACCGTCCTCGCGGCGCTGCTCTGGGACGCGAAGAAGACCGACCGCAAGCTGACCAAGCGTGAGTCCGACCTGGCCACAGCCATGATCACCAAGTCGGACAACGCCTCCACCAGCACCCTGTGGAAGCAGCTCGGCCCGACCAAGGTCAAGGGCTTCCTCAAGGCCGCCGGCATGACCCAGACCGTGCCGGGATCCGGCGGCTACTGGGGGCTCACGCAGATCACCGTGCGCGACGAGCAGAAGCTCCTCGGCCTGATCACCGCCAAGAACGCCGTGCTGAGCGACAACGCCCGCGCCTACATCCTCAAGCTCATGGGCAAGGTCATCTCCTCCCAACGCTGGGGCACCCCGGCAGGCGCCCCCGCCACCGCGACGATCCACGTCAAGAACGGCTGGCTGTCGCGCGCCACCCACGGCTGGCGCGTCCACAGCATCGGCGCGTTCACGGGGACCAAGCACGACTACCGGGTCACCGTGCTCACCCACGGGAACAAGACCATGAACGACGGCGTCAACACCATCCAGGCCGTCGCCCGCGCGATTCACAAGGACCTCAACCCGGCCGCGCCCGCCAAAACCTCCTTCGTGCCGCCCGCCACCCCGAAAGAGGAGCACCCGGCGGTCCCCCAGTCCTAG
- a CDS encoding esterase-like activity of phytase family protein has protein sequence MRLRNVLASVTAGLAVVTCLTAVGPAAAGPRACSSRVAVDGYSDVLDKTEFQGTFVGNLSALAVDRHGRVAALSDRSALFTLDAQTYAPRTVVPLADESGAQLDSEGLVVERDGSRLVSSESEPSVRRYASDGTLLGSLPVPPVLRVAPGGRAGRNLTFEGLTLQPGGRTLVAAMEGALAGDGAGIVRLQTWRRYGPAHDFRLSAQYGYRADTGLGISEATATGDGRLLVLERGFTAGTGNTVRLYLTDLRRATDVGSVQYLDGSSRLVRKTLLADIADCPSLGAPAKQPQPNPLLDNIEALAVTSHAPGGRLRLLLASDDNQNATRI, from the coding sequence ATGCGCCTGCGAAACGTACTCGCCTCCGTCACCGCCGGGCTGGCCGTCGTCACGTGCCTGACCGCCGTCGGGCCCGCGGCGGCCGGCCCTCGTGCCTGCTCGTCCCGCGTGGCCGTCGACGGCTACTCCGACGTGCTCGACAAGACCGAGTTCCAGGGCACCTTCGTCGGGAACCTCTCCGCTCTCGCCGTCGACCGCCATGGCCGGGTCGCCGCGCTCTCCGATCGTTCGGCGTTGTTCACGCTGGACGCGCAGACGTATGCGCCGCGCACCGTAGTGCCCCTCGCCGACGAGAGCGGTGCCCAGCTGGACTCCGAGGGGCTCGTCGTCGAGCGGGACGGCAGCCGGCTGGTCAGTTCCGAGAGCGAGCCCTCCGTACGCCGTTACGCCTCCGACGGGACGTTGCTCGGCAGCCTGCCTGTGCCTCCGGTGCTGCGGGTCGCCCCCGGCGGGCGCGCCGGTCGGAACCTGACCTTCGAAGGGCTGACCCTGCAGCCCGGCGGGCGGACCCTCGTCGCCGCCATGGAGGGGGCGCTCGCCGGTGACGGTGCCGGGATCGTGCGGCTGCAGACCTGGCGGCGGTACGGGCCCGCCCACGACTTCCGGCTCTCCGCGCAGTACGGCTACCGCGCCGACACCGGGCTCGGGATCAGCGAGGCCACTGCCACCGGCGACGGGCGGCTCCTCGTTCTCGAGCGCGGGTTCACGGCCGGGACCGGCAATACCGTGCGGCTCTATCTCACCGATCTGCGCCGTGCCACGGATGTCGGGTCCGTCCAGTACCTCGACGGCAGCTCTCGGCTGGTGCGCAAGACCCTCCTCGCCGACATCGCCGACTGCCCCTCTCTCGGGGCCCCGGCCAAGCAGCCCCAGCCCAATCCGCTGCTCGACAACATCGAGGCCCTGGCCGTCACCTCGCACGCTCCCGGCGGCCGTCTCCGCCTCCTGCTGGCCAGTGACGACAACCAGAACGCCACCAGGATCTAG
- a CDS encoding helix-turn-helix domain-containing protein: protein MQLRYQYRVSPTPAQAINARRVFGCKRVVWNDALSRIKPVKASNKLLGNPRRRTAEGPYLRVPKNPDLSKELITTAKKTQERAWLSDAPVGVL from the coding sequence ATGCAACTCCGTTACCAGTACCGCGTCTCCCCGACGCCCGCTCAGGCGATCAACGCCCGCCGGGTGTTCGGGTGCAAGCGCGTGGTCTGGAACGATGCACTGTCCCGGATCAAGCCGGTCAAGGCGTCGAACAAGCTGCTCGGCAACCCGCGCCGGCGGACCGCCGAGGGCCCCTACCTGCGGGTCCCGAAGAACCCGGACCTGTCCAAGGAACTGATCACCACCGCGAAGAAGACCCAGGAGCGGGCCTGGCTGTCCGATGCCCCGGTCGGTGTGCTATAG